The window GTTTTGAAGATTTTCTGAACAGGATGGTGAAAATAAGCAAAAGGCTTCTTAATGGCAACCACCCAAATGTTTGGGGTATTTCCACAGCCGGAGCCGTCGATGAATACGGCAATCTCTTGTGGTCACCGAATTTGGGCTGGAAGAATCTTCCTTTGAAAAAGATCGTCAGCGAGATCTTTGGCGACAATGGGGTTGTAGAAAATGACTGCAACGCTGCCGCTTATGCTGAATCCTGGGTGCGACAGTCCGACAATTTGGCTTACGTGACGGTGAGTACCGGCATCGGCATGGGGTTGGTCTTGCAAGGAAAGGTATTTCGTGGATCACATTCTTCAGCGGGGGAGATAGGGCATACGATCGTCGAAGAAGAAGGTCCTGTGTGTAGCTGTGGGCGTAGAGGTTGTCTACAGGCGTTGTCTTCAGGCAGAGGTTTGGAGAATCTGATTCAGTCGATAACGGGAGAAAAACTGTCCTGCGAAGAGATACTTCTGAGAGCACAGAACGGAATTGAACCGTACCTCAAGGTGGCTTTGCATGGTGCACAGGTTTTGGCAAGAACTTTGACCAACATCGTCGATGCGCTTGATTTACAGACCCTTGTGCTCGGTGGTGGACTGACAAAGAACGAGTTTTATGTCGGCAAAGTGCTGAAGTACATTCAGCAGAACTATTATCGTCCGCCGGGCAAAGTGGTCTCGTTGGAACTTTCTAAGGTTGAGCCAAATCCGGGCGTCGTAGGTGTGTTGCTGATGGCTCGCGAAATCTTCAAGGGGATAAAAGGTGACATTGGTCGGTAAGTTTTTTGAATTGATGAAGATATTTCAAGCCGGGAAAATCACGCTCAACGAAACTTCCGTCTGTACGTTATCAGAGAAAGGATCGTTCAACTGGAAAAGTTCGTTGGAGGGATAGAAAAGATACTTGAAAAGATAACGCAGGAGTACTCAATGGATCTGACCGAGTAGTTTGAAGCTCGGACCAGAGATAAATTGTTCATCTTAGTGAGCCGAGTCCACAGAGTGGTTCTGATTAAATCCATAAACGGAGGTGTTCAAATTCTATGGACATTGACGAATACAAAAAGAAGATCCAGAAGGTGTACTCAAAACTTACCAAGAGCCAAAGAAAGATCGCTGAGTTCATCATTGACAATCCGTCCAAGATCACGTTGATGAGTGCCGATCAACTTGCTAAAGCGTCTGGTGTTGGCGAGGCGACTGTTATAAGATTTGCTCGCGCCCTTGGTTATCGTGGGTATTCTGATATGAAAGAAGAATTCCAGCGTGCGCTGGTTAACAATCTCACATCTTCTAAGAAGGTTGAAGAGAGTTTAAAGACAGTTTCATCTGAATCTGTACTTGAAGAACTCGTGAAGACGCACCAAGCAGTCTTTCAAAGTATGAACATATCAGGGATCACCAAGAGGCTGAAGAATGCCGCGAAAATCATCTCTGAAGGGAACGACGTCTATGTTTTCGGAGAAGGTGCCGCTCTGGTGCCTGCCTTAGAACTGTCTTTTTGGCTGAACAGGTTTGGCAAAAAAACCTGGTTGTTCAATACAACGGGTCGTTCTTTCTTTGAAAACATAGTGAACATACGTGAAAACGATGTTTCCATCGGCTTTGCTTACAGGAAGATCAATTTTGAGCTGAGAATACTGTTCTCGGAAACTCACAAGAGAGGAGGAAAGAACATACTGTTCACAGACAAGCCACTGAGTCAGCTGAGTGAGCTTGCAGACGAAATCATCGTCACAGATCGTGGAGGAATAGGTAGCTATCGTTCGATGGCCATACCTGTCATCATGTCTGACGCTCTGCTTTTTGAGTTTGCTGCCATCAATGGGGCGAGCCTCGAGAACCTCAGAAACCTCGAAAGGATCCGCAAAGAGTATGGCTTTGAGTGATCTTGAACGATTTAAGACCAATAAGAACCGTTTTGAATCATCGTTTTCACAAAAGACCTCCTCTCTCGAGATGCGTTACAACCAGTCTTGACCGTTTCCGATGGTCCGCTCTACCCTACCCCTTCGTGGGTTCACGATGGCTTGATGCCGGTTGAAAGCGTGGGGTGGGCAACCTTTGCTCGCTTGCAAGCTTTACCAAGTCGTAATTAAAGTCAACAATCATGCAAAGTGACAATGTTAGTATTTTTCTGGAGATTGAGCATTTTTTCACAAAAGGAGGTGTGGTGCATGGCGAAGTATCAGGTTACGAAGACGCTGGATGTCAGAGGAGAAGTTTGCCCGGTGCCCGATGTTGAGACCAAGAGGGCTCTGCAGAGCATGAAGCCTGGCGAGATCCTCGAGGTGTGGATCGATTATCCGATGTCGAAAGAAAGAATCCCGGAGACTGTGAAAAAACTCGGGCACGAGGTTCTGGAAATCGAAGAAGTTGGTCCGAGCGAATGGAAGATCTACATCAAGGTGAAGTGAGGAGGTGCAGACGTCATGGTCTGGACGGGACTAATAATCGGAATCATATTCGGTGTAATTCTTCAGCGCGGTAGGATCTGCTTCAATTCGGCTTTCAGAGATGTTCTGATCTTCAAAGACAACTACCTGATGAGGCTCGCTGCCCTGACCCTCGCTCTTGAATCCATCACGCTTTTGATCTTCGCTCAGGCTGGCTTCATAGCGCTCGCTCCCAAGCCGCTGAACTGGCTGAGCAACATCGTTGGTGGATACATCTTCGGACTTGGAATGGTTCTTGCCGGTGGCTGTGCGTCCGGTGTTACCTACCGTTCTGGTGAAGGTATGACGACGGCATGGCTCGCGGCCCTGGCCTACGCTTTGACAGCGCGCGCCACGCAAGGTGGTCTGTTCTCGAACTGGTTGAAATGGGTGAACCAGTACAGCATAACGATCGACAGCACAAATCCAGTGTACGCTAAGAAGATAGGTCCAACCATCGCGACCGTTCTCGGAATCAATCCGTGGATCGTCACGATAATCTTCGCCGCGCTCCTGATCTGGTACGCCTTCGGCGTGAAGAACAAATCTGAAAGACCTTCCAAGCTGAATTGGATCGCTGCTGCAGTTCTCATAGCAATACTCGCGCCCATAGCCTGGTGGACGAGTGCGAAGACGGGAAGGAACTACGGTCTTGGGATCACCGGCGGATGGATCAACCTGATCTCGG is drawn from Thermotoga sp. Ku-13t and contains these coding sequences:
- a CDS encoding ROK family protein, with translation MDLCVDIGGTKTFVAVFDDNSITPREVEQFPTQSHRGFEDFLNRMVKISKRLLNGNHPNVWGISTAGAVDEYGNLLWSPNLGWKNLPLKKIVSEIFGDNGVVENDCNAAAYAESWVRQSDNLAYVTVSTGIGMGLVLQGKVFRGSHSSAGEIGHTIVEEEGPVCSCGRRGCLQALSSGRGLENLIQSITGEKLSCEEILLRAQNGIEPYLKVALHGAQVLARTLTNIVDALDLQTLVLGGGLTKNEFYVGKVLKYIQQNYYRPPGKVVSLELSKVEPNPGVVGVLLMAREIFKGIKGDIGR
- a CDS encoding MurR/RpiR family transcriptional regulator; protein product: MDIDEYKKKIQKVYSKLTKSQRKIAEFIIDNPSKITLMSADQLAKASGVGEATVIRFARALGYRGYSDMKEEFQRALVNNLTSSKKVEESLKTVSSESVLEELVKTHQAVFQSMNISGITKRLKNAAKIISEGNDVYVFGEGAALVPALELSFWLNRFGKKTWLFNTTGRSFFENIVNIRENDVSIGFAYRKINFELRILFSETHKRGGKNILFTDKPLSQLSELADEIIVTDRGGIGSYRSMAIPVIMSDALLFEFAAINGASLENLRNLERIRKEYGFE
- a CDS encoding sulfurtransferase TusA family protein, with amino-acid sequence MAKYQVTKTLDVRGEVCPVPDVETKRALQSMKPGEILEVWIDYPMSKERIPETVKKLGHEVLEIEEVGPSEWKIYIKVK
- a CDS encoding YeeE/YedE family protein, coding for MVWTGLIIGIIFGVILQRGRICFNSAFRDVLIFKDNYLMRLAALTLALESITLLIFAQAGFIALAPKPLNWLSNIVGGYIFGLGMVLAGGCASGVTYRSGEGMTTAWLAALAYALTARATQGGLFSNWLKWVNQYSITIDSTNPVYAKKIGPTIATVLGINPWIVTIIFAALLIWYAFGVKNKSERPSKLNWIAAAVLIAILAPIAWWTSAKTGRNYGLGITGGWINLISVYTTNAKLSWEGAEIIGIIIGAAISAVAGKEFKLRMPKNPLTYIQVLVGGFLMGFGAVTAGGCNIGHFLTGVPTLAISSIVASIFFILGNWTMAWIMFGRQK